In Niveispirillum cyanobacteriorum, the following proteins share a genomic window:
- the rimP gene encoding ribosome maturation factor RimP codes for MDVLERIGSIITPSVEAMGYEIVRLQISGGERPTLQIMADRADGGAMTVEDCADISHAVSALLDVEDPITSAYTLEVSSPGIDRPLTRLKDFERFKGLEARIETQMPMDGRKRFRGTLYGVEGGNVLIALDAKTSQPPKRKPGAKVSAKAKPVEIDPGLVEVAEIPFDQIAKARLELTDELLSMAASEQGLAAGTEGGQMDVDDTAKPVKRPKAEKASKKKGPGRFARLDQDEQDVVTTDGPSDADAGAGVV; via the coding sequence ATGGACGTGCTGGAACGCATCGGTAGCATCATCACCCCCTCGGTCGAGGCCATGGGGTATGAGATCGTGCGCCTGCAGATTTCCGGTGGTGAGCGCCCGACCTTGCAGATCATGGCTGACCGCGCCGATGGCGGGGCCATGACAGTCGAGGATTGTGCCGACATTTCCCATGCCGTTTCGGCTCTGCTGGACGTAGAAGACCCGATCACGTCGGCCTATACACTTGAAGTGTCCAGCCCCGGCATCGACCGGCCGCTGACCCGTCTGAAGGATTTCGAGCGATTCAAGGGACTTGAAGCTCGTATCGAAACCCAGATGCCGATGGATGGGCGCAAGCGCTTTCGAGGCACCCTTTATGGGGTTGAGGGCGGGAATGTGCTGATCGCCCTGGACGCCAAGACCTCGCAGCCGCCCAAGCGCAAGCCGGGGGCGAAGGTTTCGGCCAAGGCGAAGCCCGTGGAAATTGATCCGGGTCTGGTAGAAGTGGCAGAGATCCCCTTTGACCAGATCGCCAAGGCCCGGCTGGAACTGACCGACGAGTTGCTGAGCATGGCGGCATCCGAACAGGGGCTGGCTGCGGGCACCGAGGGCGGGCAGATGGATGTGGACGACACGGCCAAGCCGGTGAAGCGTCCCAAGGCCGAGAAGGCGTCCAAAAAGAAGGGTCCGGGGCGTTTTGCCCGTCTGGACCAGGATGAACAGGATGTTGTGACCACCGATGGCCCCTCCGACGCCGATGCCGGCGCCGGGGTGGTCTGA
- a CDS encoding lysophospholipid acyltransferase family protein, giving the protein MIFLRSLLFNILFFSWTAVYCTAIFWTLLFPRPVLIAAIRFYMRSLSFLERHVIGLHYEVKGTEHLPRDGAYLVGAKHQSMWETMKLHLLFRDPAIVLKHELIHIPLWGWYAWRARMIPVKRGKRGAAIASLVRGARQMKEMGREIVIFPQGTRVAVGEYRPYKVGISVLYDELNVPLVPMAVNSGVFWGRKTFLKRPGRITIEFLPPIPPGLPRDVALFELEARLESASNRLAVAVGGAATLNPRTADPSNAGVAPVDAEG; this is encoded by the coding sequence ATGATTTTCCTTCGCTCTCTGCTGTTCAACATCCTGTTCTTTTCCTGGACGGCGGTTTACTGCACCGCGATCTTCTGGACGCTGCTATTCCCCCGACCGGTGCTGATCGCGGCCATCCGCTTCTACATGCGCAGCCTTTCCTTCCTGGAACGCCACGTCATCGGCCTTCACTATGAAGTGAAGGGTACCGAGCACCTACCCAGGGATGGCGCCTATCTGGTGGGCGCCAAGCATCAGTCGATGTGGGAGACGATGAAGCTCCACTTGCTTTTCCGCGATCCCGCGATCGTGCTGAAGCATGAGCTGATCCATATCCCGCTCTGGGGCTGGTACGCGTGGCGAGCCAGGATGATCCCCGTGAAACGCGGCAAGCGCGGGGCGGCCATCGCCTCTCTGGTGCGTGGCGCTAGACAGATGAAGGAGATGGGGCGGGAGATTGTGATCTTTCCCCAGGGAACCCGTGTGGCCGTGGGCGAGTACCGCCCCTACAAGGTCGGTATCTCGGTCCTGTACGACGAACTCAACGTGCCGCTGGTGCCTATGGCGGTGAATTCCGGCGTCTTCTGGGGTCGCAAGACCTTTCTGAAACGGCCGGGCCGCATCACCATCGAGTTCCTGCCCCCGATTCCACCGGGCCTGCCCCGGGATGTGGCCCTGTTCGAATTGGAGGCGCGGCTGGAAAGTGCCAGCAATCGGCTGGCCGTGGCCGTGGGTGGCGCCGCCACGCTGAACCCGCGCACCGCTGACCCTAGCAATGCCGGGGTGGCCCCGGTTGATGCCGAAGGCTGA
- a CDS encoding outer membrane beta-barrel protein yields the protein MKTKLLMAVAAMLLAATGAARAEDGPYVAASVGAFVGNDYTHAKTWKTAKGNADKKYASTIAAGYRLDDFRFELEGGFGRLADISGTKSATVTQPNGDLSMWTALAGAYYDIPVTKKYQPYVGLGGGVADLKNDSSLLVVKEGTHGALFAEAGLNMVVWDGLTVAPGYRYLWVDAKGGGSDYVTSHIVKLTARASF from the coding sequence GTGAAGACCAAACTGTTGATGGCGGTTGCCGCCATGCTGCTCGCCGCCACTGGTGCCGCCCGTGCCGAAGATGGTCCCTATGTCGCTGCTTCCGTCGGTGCCTTTGTCGGTAATGACTATACGCATGCGAAGACCTGGAAGACTGCCAAGGGCAACGCTGACAAGAAATATGCCAGCACCATCGCCGCTGGTTACCGGCTGGATGATTTCCGCTTCGAACTGGAAGGCGGCTTTGGTCGTCTGGCCGATATCTCGGGGACCAAGTCTGCAACCGTGACCCAGCCCAATGGCGACCTGTCCATGTGGACGGCGCTGGCCGGTGCCTATTATGACATCCCCGTCACCAAGAAGTACCAGCCCTATGTCGGTTTGGGTGGCGGTGTGGCTGACCTGAAGAATGACAGCAGCCTGCTTGTCGTCAAGGAAGGCACCCATGGCGCCCTGTTCGCCGAAGCCGGCCTGAATATGGTGGTCTGGGATGGGCTGACCGTCGCTCCCGGCTATCGCTATCTTTGGGTGGATGCCAAGGGTGGTGGGTCCGACTATGTCACCAGCCACATTGTGAAGCTGACGGCACGCGCCAGCTTCTGA
- a CDS encoding YdcF family protein translates to MSGHPASRQLRRLVLLVALLAGTWAGGLFLFAASLPRQAPEDDVRTDGIVVLTGGSERLSVGFDLLRAGRARKLFISGVYRGVDVRELLAISSKSGNDLECCVQLGYDADDTEGNAVETARWMEEEGFTSLRVVTANYHMPRSLVEFRRALPGVTLVPHPVTPQKVRLDGWWSWPGTAELIIGEYNKYLLAVVRAALTAPRPAV, encoded by the coding sequence GTGAGCGGACATCCGGCTTCCCGGCAGTTGCGCAGGCTTGTGCTGCTGGTCGCACTGCTGGCGGGGACATGGGCCGGTGGTCTGTTCCTGTTTGCGGCCTCCCTGCCGCGTCAGGCGCCTGAGGATGATGTCCGCACCGATGGCATTGTGGTGCTGACCGGCGGCAGCGAGCGGCTGTCGGTCGGGTTTGACCTGCTGCGCGCTGGCCGTGCCCGCAAACTCTTTATCTCCGGTGTCTATCGCGGCGTGGATGTGCGCGAACTGCTGGCCATCTCCTCCAAGTCGGGAAATGACCTGGAATGCTGCGTGCAGCTTGGCTATGACGCCGACGACACCGAAGGCAATGCGGTGGAAACCGCGCGCTGGATGGAAGAGGAAGGTTTCACCAGCCTGCGGGTGGTGACGGCCAATTACCATATGCCGCGCAGTCTGGTGGAATTCCGCCGCGCCCTGCCCGGCGTCACCCTGGTCCCCCACCCCGTCACCCCGCAGAAGGTGCGTCTGGACGGGTGGTGGAGCTGGCCCGGCACGGCAGAGCTGATCATTGGGGAATACAATAAATATCTGTTGGCCGTGGTCCGTGCGGCCCTGACGGCACCGCGTCCGGCAGTCTGA
- a CDS encoding cell division protein FtsX: MRRRAHFDIPLSQDATGRFLPWIIALMVYLAALALAVSLILSGLARRWDSELTAGMTVQVAPTGTANARELDERVRKVMDALSSSAFVATASRLSDADARALVEPWLGEGALVSELPLPVLIDVRLADGANVADLSEQLNRAAPFVTVEDPARWLGDLRRLARTVQAVSVGIIALIGGAGVISIIFAASSGFAVHRQEVELLHVMGATDGYVAGQFQTHMLRQALLGGGVGFLLALATLWGLEQAGQGLGASLLPDMALSLRDWAWLPVVPVVAALLAALTARLTVMRALGRLP; the protein is encoded by the coding sequence ATGCGCCGCCGCGCCCATTTCGACATACCGCTAAGCCAGGACGCGACGGGGCGTTTCCTGCCCTGGATCATCGCCCTGATGGTCTATCTGGCGGCGTTGGCCCTGGCCGTGTCGCTGATTCTGTCGGGTTTGGCGCGGCGCTGGGACAGCGAACTGACGGCGGGTATGACGGTACAGGTGGCGCCCACGGGTACCGCCAATGCCCGCGAACTGGACGAACGCGTGCGCAAGGTTATGGACGCCCTGTCATCCAGCGCTTTTGTTGCGACGGCCAGCCGCCTGTCGGATGCCGATGCCCGCGCCCTGGTCGAACCCTGGCTGGGCGAAGGGGCGCTGGTTTCGGAACTGCCGCTGCCGGTGCTGATCGATGTGCGTCTGGCCGACGGGGCCAATGTCGCTGACCTGTCCGAACAGCTTAACCGCGCGGCGCCTTTTGTAACGGTTGAGGATCCGGCCCGTTGGCTGGGTGACCTGCGCCGACTGGCGCGGACCGTCCAGGCCGTGTCTGTCGGCATCATCGCGCTCATCGGCGGGGCGGGCGTCATCTCCATCATCTTTGCCGCTTCCTCCGGATTCGCGGTGCATCGGCAGGAAGTGGAGCTGCTGCATGTCATGGGGGCCACCGACGGCTATGTCGCGGGGCAGTTCCAGACCCATATGCTGCGCCAGGCCTTGCTGGGCGGCGGTGTCGGCTTCCTGCTGGCGCTGGCCACGCTTTGGGGCCTGGAACAGGCGGGACAAGGGCTGGGTGCATCGCTGCTGCCCGACATGGCCCTGTCGCTGCGGGATTGGGCGTGGCTGCCTGTTGTGCCGGTGGTGGCGGCGCTGCTGGCTGCCCTGACGGCACGGCTGACCGTCATGCGGGCGCTGGGGCGTCTGCCGTGA